The Denticeps clupeoides chromosome 5, fDenClu1.1, whole genome shotgun sequence genome includes a region encoding these proteins:
- the nipblb gene encoding nipped-B-like protein B isoform X6, with protein MNGDMPHVPITTLAGISSLTDLLNQLPLPSPLPATTTKSLLYNGRIADDVNCLLAVRDETLVSQLAHSLSQVSTEHIELKDNLGSNDPEGDLPVLLQTVLSRNPNIFREKSTPTRYVVQGGIMQQQMVTQYKMSQNSMHGSPASTNYQQTTISHSPSSRFVPPQTGSGTRFMPQQNSPVPSPYAPQSPASYMQYPQPPSYPQHQQIQQVSVSSPMVPSGMRNMHDSKVTGQMSGNSSNHTRHESSEDYMNVVHRTMGSGDSDSSLRNTFPLRSPQSVCSPAGSEGTPKSMCAGSRPPLILQSPPPYTSPRNASDLLLDSPDRKKKQKKMGKEEREQGDKSTMYDIVSSPSKDSTKLTLKLSRVKSSEVDTSAGLLPGVEHSSDAESELPFNSLQYSRSTQDPTQSLVTSQCLPSGEQTAYQQVPVLQNTPKQMGAVTGTPYDEAEMDALAEIERIERESAIERERCSKEVQDKDKPLKKRKQDSYPQEPGAGGAAGAMGGSAGGGVNAGNKPVLQEDTATSNGSSRPALMVSINLQDTSRVDSHLELSAPVPSAGLESQRWSEESSESVLRLRTKVDTGVKNADGRPEIIKQRIETPQKQSPDRRAETPKHKHDRRDSSGKLSSSDKKPDVSKHRHDGKSDSVKNRTEASRRSESSDGHRENRLKDHERDRDNDGSRIRRPDTPKSSSKGEHDRHRRDRDRERDRDREKKHRTDSAGHWEKRSSEQSSRPDSHRVKQERDGHGGSDSSHHRSDRPGIKEERRGGDGSRSRPDGHKQSSSDSRTRELPSFLLGGKSGALKNFVIPKLKRDKDGNVSADLRRAEGWSEPCVKLERIGLDKDFNKGAKPVVVLQKLSIDEVQKILREQDDRNARSSKSSKNRPSYGKSTKGGYDESVLKGLPPHLIEEIESTMPLCERVKMNKRKRSTVNEKPKYAEVSSDDEGEAYRDSSRKRHKKDKDKDKTWESEDRERRGSGEHRRSGFFQEGRRGSGSKYRDHSPDYSDRESPPPSMSDIAKKLKKKEKQKRRKAYEPKLTSEEMMDSSTFKRFSASLDNILDNLDDVDFTALANDDEIPQELLLGKHQLSELASESAKIKAMGITFRLPSDKLVKVLNILEKNVQDGAKLTTLMNHDNDAEEEEKLWRDLIMERVTKSADACLISLNIMTSPHMPKAVYIEDVIERVLQYTKFHMQNTLYPQYDPVYRVDPHGGGMLSSKAKRAKCSTHKQRVIVMLYNKVCDIVSNISELLEIQLLTDTTILQVSSMGITPFFVENVSEMQLCAIKLVTAVFSRYEKHRQLILEEIFTSLARLPTSKRSLRNFRLNSSDVDGEPMYIQMVTALVLQLIQCVVHLPSDKDIEDEYDKKVDQDVLITNSYETAMRTAQNFLSVFLKKCGSKQGEEDYRPLFENFVQDLLSTVNKPEWPAAELLLSLLGRLLVHQFSNKQTEIALRVASLDYLGTVAARLRKDAVTSKMDQRSIDRILRDSSFSDETQQLQKALLDYLDENVENDPSLMFARKFYIAQWFRDTTTETEKAIKNQNQKDDDSSEGQHHAKEIETTGEIMQRAETRKKFLRSIVKTTPSQFSKLRLNTDTVDYEDSCLIVRYLASMRPFAQSFDIYLTQILRVLGESAIAVRTKAMKCLSEVVAVDPSILARSDMQRGVHGRLMDNSTSVREAAVELLGRFVLSRPQLTEQYYDMLIERILDTGISVRKRVIKILRDICLEQPTFHKITEMCVKMIRRVNDEEGIKKLVNETFQKLWFTPTPNHDKETMTRKILNITDVVSACKDTGYDWFEQLLQNLLKTEEDASYKPTRKACVQLVDNLVEHILKYEESLADCESKEVNSNRLVACITTLYLFSKIRAQLMVKHAMTMQPYLTTKCNTQSDFMVICNVAKILELVVPLMEHPSETFLTTIEEDLMKLIIKYGMTVVQNCVSCLGAVVNKVTHNYKFVWACFNRYYGALNKLKTQHQEDSNNTVVLSNKPALLRSLFTVGALCRHFDFDREEFKGNNKVVIKDKVLELLLYFTRNEDEEVQTKAIIGLGFLFIQYPGLMFVQDVKSLYNGILSERKRSVNLKIQVLKNLQTYLQEEDSRMQEADREWNKLSKQEDLKEMGDISSGMSSSIMQLYLKQVLEAFFHTQSSVRHFALNVIALTLNQGLIHPVQCVPYLIAMGTDPEPTMRNKADQQLVEIDKKYTGFIHMKAVAGMKMSYQVQQAIMTSKCAIIRGFRQDETHSALCSHLFTMVRGNRQHRRAFLISLLNLFDDNAKTDVNMLLFIADNLACFPYQSQEEPLFIMHHIDIMLSVSGSNLLQSFKESLLKEPRPLEKREKPRDKYRMVEAEEPNSSRSNSSDEDDEVVRRPKKRAMVEVNSDSDSDVEMEDVDKVMQRLPDNPVPLLDFANASQGILLLLVLKQHLKNLYGFSDSKIQKYSPTESAKVYDKAVNRKANVHFKPRQTLEFLANDLSNANISYDIKRRIVRQYLDFKVLMEHLDPDEEDEEGEASASANARNKAINALLGGSSPKNNLADTEDDESDGDEKTPGSSRRSRKGGDHSEASGHLNESVEAMDVIAICCPKYKDRPQIARVIQKTSNGYSVHWMAGSYSGTWAEAKKRDGRKLVPWVDTIKESDIIYKKIVLTSSHKLTNKTVQTLRSLYAAKEGTSS; from the exons ATGAATGGGGATATGCCTCATGTTCCCATCACCACTCTTGCTGGGATTTCTAGCCTCACAGACT TGTTAAATCAGCTGCCTCTACCTTCCCCTCTCCCTGCCACCACCACTAAGAGCCTGCTGTACAATGGGAGGATTGCAGACGATGTTAACTGCTTGCTGGCAGTTAGAGATGAGACCCTAGTATCACAACTTGCCCACAGCCTCAGTCAGGTCTCCACTGAGCACAT AGAGCTAAAAGACAACCTGGGTAGCAATGACCCAGAAGGAGACCTTCCGGTGCTGCTGCAGACAGTTCTGTCAAGGAACCCCAACATCTTCAGGGAGAAAAGTACGCCCACCCGATACGTGGTTCAGGGCG GTATCATGCAACAGCAAATGGTTACCCAGTATAAGATGTCTCAAAATTCCATGCATGGAAGCCCAGCATCTACAAACTACCAGCAAACCACTATTTCACACAGCCCTTCCAG TAGATTTGTTCCTCCACAGACAGGTTCTGGGACCAGGTTCATGCCTCAGCAGAACAGCCCAGTGCCCAGCCCCTACGCGCCACAGAGCCCCGCCAGCTACATGCAGTACCCTCAGCCTCCCAGCTACCCTCAGCATCAACAGATCCAGCAAG TGTCAGTTTCCAGTCCCATGGTGCCTAGTGGTATGAGGAATATGCATGACAGTAAGGTCACAGGCCAAATGTCAGGCAACTCGTCAAACCACACCAGGCATGAATCCAGTGAAGACTACATGAATGTAGTTCACAGAACTATGGGCAGCGGG gACAGTGACTCTTCCTTGAGAAACACTTTCCCTCTTCGATCACCCCAGTCTGTCTGTTCTCCTGCTGGAAGTGAAGGCACCCCCAAAAGTATGTGTG CTGGGTCCCGACCACCACTCATTCTACAGTCTCCGCCTCCATATACTTCACCTCGAAATGCCTCGGATCTCCTGCTTGACTCCCCTGACcgcaaaaagaaacagaaaaagatgGGTAAAGAAGAACGAGAGCAGGGTGACAAGAGCACCATGTACGACATTGTCAGTTCCCCCTCCAAAGACTCCACCAAGCTGACTCTGAAACTGTCACGGGTGAAGTCATCGGAGGTGGACACATCTGCAGGGCTGCTGCCAGGTGTGGAGCACAGCTCAGATGCAGAGAGTGAGCTGCCCTTCAACAGCCTTCAGTACTCACGTAGCACACAAGACCCCACACAGAGCCTTGTCACATCCCAGTGCCTCCCCTCCGGGGAGCAGACAGCCTATCAGCAGGTTCCTGTGCTCCAGAACACACCAAAGCAGATGGGTGCAGTCACCGGCACCCCCTACGATGAAGCGGAAATGGACGCTTTGGCTGAAATTGAAAGGATAGAGCGTGAATCAGCCATTGAGCGGGAGAGGTGCTCAAAGGAGGTCCAGGACAAAG ACAAGCCATTGAAGAAGCGGAAACAGGACTCGTACCCTCAGGAgcctggtgctggtggtgcGGCAGGAGCCATGGGAGGTTCAGCGGGGGGAGGGGTCAATGCTGGAAACAAACCTGTACTTCAGGAGGACACTGCTACGAGTAACGGATCCAGTCGGCCAGCCCTGATGGTCAGCATAAACTTACAAGACACCAGCAGAGTAGACAGCCATCTGGAACTCTCTGCGCCTGTTCCCTCAGCTGGTCTGGAGTCTCAGAGGTGGTCTGAAGAAAGCTCAGAATCGGTTTTACGTCTCCGAACGAAGGTGGACACGGGGGTGAAGAATGCTGATGGTCGGCCAGAGATCATTAAGCAGCGGATCGAAACGCCCCAAAAGCAAAGCCCAGATAGGCGAGCAGAAACACCTAAACACAAACATGACCGGCGAGACTCTTCAGGCAAGCTGTCCTCGTCAGATAAGAAGCCTGATGTGTCAAAGCATAGGCATGATGGGAAGTCAGATTCCGTGAAGAACCGTACTGAGGCATCCCGCCGCTCTGAGTCTTCTGATGGCCACAGAGAGAACAGGCTCAAAGACCACGAGAGAGATCGAGACAATGATGGTTCACGCATCCGCCGGCCTGACACCCCTAAATCCTCTAGCAAAGGCGAGCATGATCGACACAGACGAGACCGAGATCGTGAACGTGACCGggacagagaaaagaagcacaGGACTGATTCCGCAGGGCACTGGGAAAAGCGTTCCTCAGAGCAGAGCTCTCGGCCTGATAGCCATCGCGTGAAGCAGGAAAGGGACGGGCATGGAGGCAGCGACTCCAGCCATCATCGGTCAGATCGGCCTGGCATAAAAGAAGAGAGACGGGGCGGAGATGGCAGCAGGAGCCGTCCAGACGGGCACAAGCAGTCATCTTCTGACAGCAGAACCAGAGAGCTCCCTTCTTTCCTTCTGGGGGGCAAGTCTGGAGCGTTGAAGAACTTTGTCATTCCCAAACTAAAGCGGGACAAGGATGGGAATGTGTCTGCAGACCTGCGGCGAGCAGAGGGCTGGAGTGAACCTTGTGTGAAGCTAGAGAGAATAGGCCTGGATAAGGACTTCAATAAAGGAGCCAAACCTGTGGTGGTGCTACAGAAACTGTCAATTGATGAGGTGCAGAAGATTCTCAGGGAGCAAGATGACCGGAATGCTCGTAGTTCCAAGTCAAGCAAAAACAGGCCTTCCTATGGAAAGTCCACGAAAG GGGGCTATGATGAATCAGTGTTGAAGGGGCTGCCACCCCACCTGATAGAAGAGATCGAATCCACCATGCCTTTGTGTGAGAGGGTGAAGATGAACAAACGTAAGCGCAGCACAGTCAATGAGAAGCCGAAGTATGCAGAGGTCAGCTCAGATGATGAGGGCGAGGCCTACAGAGACT CTTCACGGAAACGGCACAAAaaggacaaggacaaggacaagaCATGGGAGagtgaagacagagagagaagagggtCTGGTGAGCATAGACGGAGCGGATTTTTCCAAGAAGGCCGCAGAGGTTCTGGAAGCAAATACCGTGATCATAGCCCTGATTACTCTGACAGGGAATCTCCACCACCCAGCATGAGTGACA ttGCCAAAAAATTgaagaaaaaagagaagcagAAAAGGCGAAAGGCCTATGAACCGAAGCTGACTTCAGAAG AAATGATGGATTCATCCACGTTCAAAAGGTTTTCAGCAAGTCTGGATAACATTCTTGATAACCTTGATGATGTGGACTTCACAGCATTAG CTAATGATGATGAAATTCCACAAGAACTTCTTTTGGGGAAACACCAGCTGAGTGAACTGGCCAGTGAATCGGCCAAAATTAAAGCCATGGGGATTACTTTCAGG CTTCCATCTGATAAGTTAGTAAAGGTGTTGAACATCTTGGAGAAAAATGTTCAGGATGGGGCCAAGCTTACTACACTAATGAATCAT GATAATgatgcagaggaagaggaaaaactATGGCGTGACCTCATCATGGAAAGAGTGACCAAGTCTGCAGATGCTTGTTTGatctctctgaacatcatgacCTCTCCTCACATGCCCAAGGCCGTGTACATTGAAGATGTTATTGAACGAGTCCTGCAGTACACAAAGTTTCACATGCAGAATACCCTTTACCCCCAGTATGATCCTGTCTACAGAGTGGATCCACATGGAG GTGGAATGTTGAGCTCCAAAGCAAAGCGTGCTAAATGCTCTACGCACAAGCAGAGAGTGATTGTTATGCTTTACAACAAGGTGTGCGACATAGTCAGCAACATATCTGAGCTGCTGGAGATCCAGCTGCTGACGGACACTACAATTCTTCAG GTCTCTTCTATGGGCATCACTCCATTCTTTGTGGAGAACGTTAGCGAAATGCAGCTGTGTGCCATTAAGCTAGTGACAGCG GTGTTTTCACGCTATGAGAAACACAGACAGTTGATCCTGGAGGAGATCTTCACATCCCTTGCTAGACTACCCACCAGCAAGCGGAGCCTTAGGAACTTCCG GCTGAACAGCAGTGATGTAGATGGGGAGCCAATGTACATACAAATGGTGACTGCCCTGGTGCTTCAGCTCATCCAGTGTGTGGTGCATCTTCCCTCTGACAAGGACATAGAGGATGAGTATGACAAGAAG GTGGATCAAGATGTACTCATCACAAACTCATATGAGACTGCAATGAGGACCGCTCAGAATTTCCTTTCTGTGTTTCTGAAAAA ATGTGGAAGTAAGCAAGGAGAGGAAGACTACAGACCGCTGTTTGAGAACTTTGTCCAGGATCTTCTCTCAACGGTCAATAAGCCTGAATGGCCAGCAGCTGAACTGCTGCTCAGTCTGCTCGGAAGGCTGCTG GTGCATCAGTTCAGCAATAAGCAGACAGAGATTGCCCTGAGAGTGGCATCTTTGGACTACTTGGGGACAGTGGCAGCACGGCTCCGTAAAGATGCAGTCACTAGTAAGATGGACCAGCGTTCTATTGACCGCATTCTTCGAGAT AGCTCCTTTAGTGATGAGacccagcagctgcagaaggCCCTTTTGGACTATCTGGATGAGAATGTTGAAAATGATCCATCACTGATG TTTGCACGGAAGTTCTATATAGCTCAGTGGTTCAGGGACACCACTACTGAGACAGAGAAAGCAATCAAGAATCAAAACCAGAAGGATGACGATTCGTCTGAGGGCCAGCACCACGCCAAGGAAATTGAAACAACTGGAGAGATAATGCAGAGGGCCGAGACGAGGAAGAAATTTCTGCGGTCCATTGTTAAGACCACACCCTCACAGTTCAGCAAACTGAG gttGAACACAGACACTGTGGACTACGAAGACTCCTGCCTGATTGTGCGATATTTGGCCTCCATGAGGCCGTTTGCACAGagttttgatatttatttaacacAG attttgaGAGTACTGGGAGAAAGCGCAATTGCTGTCAGGACTAAAGCAATGAAGTGTCTGTCTGAAGTGGTGGCAGTGGACCCAAGCATCCTGGCCCGG TCGGACATGCAGCGTGGGGTCCATGGTCGTCTTATGGATAACTCTACCAGTGTGCGCGAGGCTGCTGTGGAACTGCTGGGGCGCTTTGTGCTCAGTCGACCCCAGCTGACTGAGCAATACTATGATATGCTCATTGAAAGGATATTG GACACTGGCATCAGTGTGAGGAAAAGAGTGATCAAGATCCTCAGAGACATCTGTTTGGAGCAGCCCACTTTTCACAAGATAACCGAGATGTGTGTGAAGATGATCCGCAGAGTGAATGATGAAGAGGGTATCAAG AAATTGGTTAATGAAACATTCCAGAAGCTCTGGTTCACACCAACTCCCAATCATGACAAAGAAACAATGACCAGGAAGATTCTCAACATCACTGATGTT GTTTCTGCATGCAAGGACACTGGTTATGACTGGTTTGAACAACTGCTTCAAAAT CTTTTGAAAACTGAGGAGGATGCCTCTTACAAACCCACCAGAAAGGCCTGTGTTCAGCTAGTTGACAATCTTGTTGAGCATATCCTCAAATATGAAGAGTCTCTTGCAG aTTGTGAGAGCAAAGAGGTGAACTCAAATCGTTTGGTGGCATGCATCACTACACTCTACTTATTCAGCAAGATCAGGGCCCAGCTGATGGTGAAACATGCCATGACCATGCAACCCTACCTAACCACCAAGTGCAAT ACTCAAAGTGATTTCATGGTAATCTGTAATGTGGCAAAGATCTTGGAACTGGTGGTGCCTCTAATGGAGCACCCAAGTGAGACCTTCCTCACCACCATAGAGGAAGACCTGATGAAGCTCATCATTAAATATGGCATGACG gtgGTGCAAAATTGTGTGAGCTGTCTGGGAGCAGTTGTCAACAAGGTCACTCACAATTACAAGTTTGTCTGGGCCTGCTTCAACCGATACTATG GTGCATTAAACAAGCTGAAGACTCAGCACCAGGAGGACTCCAACAACACGGTTGTGTTGTCGAATAAGCCAGCACTTCTGCGTTCATTGTTCACAGTTGGAGCACTTTGTCGGCACTTTGACTTTGACCGGGAGGAGTTTAAAGGCAATAATAAG GTGGTGATAAAGGATAAGGTACTAGAGCTGCTTTTGTATTTCACAAGAAATGAGGATGAAGAAGTGCAGACCAAGGCCATCATTGGTTTAG GCTTCCTCTTCATCCAGTACCCAGGACTGATGTTTGTACAGGATGTGAAGAGTTTGTATAACGGCATCCTGTCCGAGCGGAAGAGGTCAGTCAACCTGAAGATTCAGGTGCTGaagaacttgcagacataccTGCAGGAGGAGGATTCACGGATGCAGGAGGCGGACCGGGAGT GGAACAAGCTGTCAAAACAAGAGGACCTGAAAGAAATGGGGGACATCTCCTCTGGTATGAGCAGCTCCATCATGCAGCTGTATCTCAAGCAGGTACTGGAGGCCTTCTTCCACACGCAGTCCAGTGTTCGACACTTCGCTCTCAACGTCATCGCCCTGACACTCAACCAGGGTCTCATCCATCCAGTGCAG TGTGTTCCCTACCTGATTGCCATGGGAACAGACCCAGAGCCAACAATGAGAAACAAAGCAGATCAGCAGCTGGTGGAGATTGATAAGAAGTACACAGGGTTCATTCAT ATGAAAGCTGTGGCAGGTATGAAGATGTCCTATCAAGTGCAGCAAGCCATCATGACCTCTAAGTGCGCGATCATCAGAGGCTTCCGTCAGGACGAGACTCATTCCGCTCTCTGCTCACACCTCTTTACCATGGTTCGGGGCAACCGGCAGCACAGGAGAGCGTTCCTCATCTCTCTGCTCAACCTGTTTGATGACAATGCA AAAACTGATGTGAACATGCTGCTGTTCATTGCGGACAATCTGGCCTGTTTCCCATACCAGTCCCAGGAGGAGCCGCTGTTTATAATGCACCACATAGATATTATGTTATCTGTGTCTGGCAGCAATCTGCTGCAGTCCTTTAAAGAG TCACTACTAAAGGAACCAAGGCCACTGGAGAAGAGGGAAAAACCAAGGGACAAGTATAGGATGGTGGAAGCCGAGGAACCAAACAGTAGTCGGAGTAACAgcagtgatgaagatgatgaggtTGTTCGTAGGCCAAAAAAGCGGGCGATGGTTGAGGTGAATTCTGATTCAGACTCTGATGTTGAGATGGAGGATGTAGATAAGGTGATGCAACGCCTCCCAGACAACCCGGTCCCTCTACTGGACTTTGCCAATGCGTCTCAGGGCATCCTCCTGCTGCTGGTGCTCAAGCAGCATCTAAAAAACCTGTATGGCTTTTCAGACAG TAAAATCCAGAAGTATTCACCGACTGAATCAGCTAAGGTGTACGACAAAGCAGTGAACCGAAAAGCCAATGTTCACTTCAAACCACGGCAAACACTTGAATTCTTGGCTAATGACTTGTCTAATGCCAATATTTCATACGATATCAAGAGGAGGATTGTCCGACAGTACTTGGAT TTCAAGGTGCTGATGGAACACTTGGATCCtgacgaggaggacgaggaaggCGAGGCGTCAGCCAGCGCTAATGCCAGAAACAAGGCCATCAATGCTCTGCTGGGTGGCTCAAGCCCCAAAAACAACCTTGCTGACACGGAGGATGACGAGAGTGATGGAGATGAAAAGACCCCAGGG TCATCGCGCCGATCCCGGAAAGGGGGTGACCACTCAGAGGCATCAGGACACCTGAACGAATCAGTGGAAGCCATGGATGTCATTGCTATTTGCTGCCCCAAGTACAAGGACCGACCGCAGATAGCACGCGTCATCCAGAAGACTAGCAATGGATACAGCGTGCATTGGATGGCTGGCTCCTACTCAGGCACTTGGGCAGAGGCCAAGAAGCGAGATGGACGTAAACTGGTGCCTTGGGTGGACACCATCAAGGAATCGGACATCATTTACAAGAAAATTGTCTTGACAAGTTCACACAAACTGACTAACAAAACGGTACAGACTTTACGATCACTGTACGCAGCCAAGGAGGGAACTTCCAGCTAA